In a genomic window of Sutcliffiella sp. FSL R7-0096:
- the trpE gene encoding anthranilate synthase component I — translation MQQFAEFLHGSKQFKTIPIIESFFEDTLTPVSIFQALRKEAVYLLESKEPNSAWARYSFIGMNPFMKITAENSTISLRDENGDKFLFQSKDLNEVIQHANRLLQVKQLEKKIGFTGGAVGYLSYDFIPTIEKVPMHSSYGGEHTANLLYCEDIVVCDHKENVLHFIHYIRLEGKEDERELQKRFTEAKQSILAKVSLIRKRQENDGLVEVNVDKEELPVQSNYTKERFIEHVEKIKKYIQTGDIFQCVLSQRFELEADIEGFDVYRVLRRQNPSPYLFYLQYDEMELIGSSPERLIQIQDRKLEIHPIAGTRKRGKTEEADQKLAQDLMQDEKEQAEHYMLVDLARNDLGRVASYGSVHTPVMKELVYFSRVMHLISIVKGELAPTFTPVEALLAAFPAGTVSGAPKVRAMQILQELEPTVRNTYAGAICYIGFDGNIDSCITIRTIQKRGNSFYVQAGAGVVADSVPELEYKETINKASALIETIQVANKYFAKKTGGACSYV, via the coding sequence ATGCAACAGTTTGCAGAGTTCCTACATGGAAGCAAACAATTTAAAACCATTCCCATTATTGAAAGTTTTTTTGAAGACACGTTAACACCAGTTTCGATTTTTCAAGCACTTAGAAAAGAAGCGGTTTATCTATTAGAAAGCAAAGAGCCCAATTCCGCATGGGCCAGGTACTCCTTTATTGGAATGAATCCTTTTATGAAAATAACAGCTGAGAATTCCACCATTTCATTACGAGATGAAAATGGCGACAAGTTCCTTTTTCAATCTAAAGATTTGAATGAAGTCATTCAACACGCCAATAGATTGTTACAAGTTAAGCAGTTGGAAAAAAAGATAGGATTTACCGGTGGGGCGGTTGGCTATTTAAGTTATGATTTTATACCTACTATCGAGAAAGTACCGATGCATTCATCCTATGGCGGAGAACACACAGCAAATCTTTTGTATTGTGAGGATATCGTGGTATGTGATCATAAGGAAAATGTATTGCACTTTATCCATTACATCCGTCTAGAAGGAAAAGAAGATGAAAGAGAGCTGCAGAAGAGATTTACTGAGGCTAAACAATCGATCCTCGCCAAAGTCTCTTTGATTAGAAAGCGGCAAGAGAACGATGGACTTGTGGAAGTGAACGTTGACAAAGAAGAACTTCCTGTTCAGTCCAATTACACAAAAGAGCGTTTTATTGAACATGTAGAAAAGATAAAAAAATATATCCAGACAGGTGATATCTTTCAATGCGTTCTATCTCAACGTTTTGAGTTAGAAGCAGATATAGAAGGGTTTGATGTATACCGAGTTTTAAGAAGGCAAAATCCATCACCATATTTATTTTACCTGCAATATGATGAGATGGAATTGATAGGAAGTTCACCTGAGAGATTAATACAAATTCAAGATAGAAAGTTAGAGATTCATCCGATAGCCGGTACGAGAAAAAGAGGGAAAACAGAAGAGGCAGACCAGAAATTAGCCCAAGATCTGATGCAAGATGAAAAAGAACAAGCAGAACATTACATGCTTGTAGATCTTGCGAGAAACGATTTAGGAAGGGTTGCCTCCTATGGTTCTGTCCATACGCCGGTGATGAAAGAACTTGTATATTTTTCAAGAGTCATGCACCTAATTTCCATCGTAAAGGGAGAGCTGGCACCAACCTTTACTCCTGTGGAAGCATTGCTTGCGGCTTTTCCGGCTGGAACGGTTTCAGGCGCACCGAAGGTAAGAGCGATGCAAATACTGCAAGAGCTCGAACCTACAGTGAGAAACACATACGCAGGAGCGATTTGTTACATCGGATTTGACGGAAATATCGATTCTTGTATAACCATAAGGACCATCCAAAAGCGTGGTAACAGTTTTTATGTTCAGGCTGGTGCAGGAGTCGTAGCAGATTCCGTTCCAGAACTAGAGTACAAGGAAACGATTAATAAAGCTTCGGCATTAATAGAAACAATCCAGGTAGCAAATAAATATTTTGCAAAAAAGACAGGGGGGGCATGCAGCTATGTTTAA
- the aroH gene encoding chorismate mutase, whose product MIRGVRGATTIEENAEKEIICKTEELLQNMIEANNIVAEDVAQVLISVTADITACFPAKALRNLEGWDYVPVMCTKEIAVPNSLPSCIRVMMTVNTEVPQKDIHHIYLHEAVSLRPDLAKTLSVDN is encoded by the coding sequence GTGATTCGTGGTGTAAGAGGCGCAACGACCATAGAGGAGAATGCAGAAAAAGAAATTATCTGTAAAACAGAAGAATTGCTACAAAACATGATCGAAGCGAACAACATTGTGGCAGAAGACGTAGCGCAAGTGTTAATCTCCGTAACGGCAGATATCACGGCATGTTTCCCTGCCAAGGCGCTACGTAACCTTGAGGGATGGGATTATGTTCCGGTCATGTGCACGAAGGAAATAGCTGTACCCAACTCACTGCCTTCCTGTATCAGGGTCATGATGACAGTAAACACGGAAGTGCCGCAAAAAGACATTCACCATATTTATCTGCATGAAGCGGTAAGCCTGCGACCAGACCTTGCAAAAACATTATCGGTTGACAATTAG
- the aroB gene encoding 3-dehydroquinate synthase yields MPQNSNCKHVTVQTVSKEYPVFLGKGAIENLPQLLGSFQKKPSKVLVVTDDLVANLYLSEIVASLDQTFTVLTFVIPNGEEAKSFENYHAIQTYALENDLDRHSVIIALGGGVVGDIAGFVASTFMRGIKFIQVPTTLLAHDSAVGGKVAINHPLGKNMIGSFYQPEAVIYDVNFLKSLPEKEMRSGFAEVVKHALIWDRDFHQWITSNIYHLNDLTEDRLLVCLENGIKIKAEVVSNDEKETGLRAILNFGHTLGHALEAAYGYGKITHGDGVALGMLFATRLSEKLNPELQLSKSLSETWKRYGFPIKIQPPVSPQELLTWMKKDKKTQNSHIHMVLIQSVGKVELRSVPDELILETLQEFY; encoded by the coding sequence ATGCCGCAAAATTCTAATTGTAAGCATGTTACCGTTCAGACTGTTTCTAAGGAGTATCCCGTATTTTTGGGAAAAGGGGCGATAGAAAACCTGCCGCAATTACTTGGTTCTTTTCAAAAGAAACCAAGCAAAGTGTTGGTTGTGACAGATGACCTTGTTGCAAACTTATATCTATCAGAAATAGTTGCAAGTCTTGATCAAACTTTCACTGTCCTTACCTTTGTAATTCCAAACGGTGAAGAAGCCAAGTCATTTGAAAACTATCATGCCATTCAAACATATGCGCTTGAAAATGACTTGGATCGCCATTCTGTCATTATTGCTCTAGGCGGTGGGGTGGTAGGAGACATTGCTGGATTTGTTGCCTCTACTTTTATGAGGGGAATCAAGTTCATTCAAGTTCCCACTACACTCCTAGCACATGACAGTGCAGTGGGAGGAAAGGTTGCTATCAATCATCCTCTGGGAAAAAATATGATTGGATCCTTCTATCAACCAGAAGCGGTCATTTATGATGTGAATTTCTTAAAGAGTTTGCCTGAGAAAGAGATGCGCTCGGGCTTTGCGGAAGTGGTCAAGCACGCCCTTATCTGGGACAGAGATTTTCATCAATGGATTACTAGCAATATATATCATCTGAACGACCTCACAGAAGACCGACTGCTTGTTTGCCTGGAAAACGGGATTAAAATCAAAGCGGAAGTCGTGTCAAATGACGAAAAAGAAACAGGTTTGCGGGCGATTTTGAATTTTGGCCATACATTAGGTCATGCACTTGAGGCAGCCTATGGATATGGAAAAATCACGCACGGTGACGGGGTGGCACTGGGGATGCTTTTTGCCACAAGGTTAAGTGAAAAGCTGAATCCAGAGCTACAGTTAAGCAAAAGCTTGTCAGAAACTTGGAAACGTTATGGCTTTCCAATAAAGATCCAACCACCCGTTTCCCCTCAGGAACTGTTAACTTGGATGAAGAAAGACAAAAAAACTCAGAACAGTCATATACATATGGTATTGATACAGTCAGTTGGAAAAGTTGAACTGCGTTCCGTACCAGATGAGCTTATACTAGAAACTTTACAAGAATTTTATTAA
- the aroC gene encoding chorismate synthase: protein MRYLTAGESHGPQLTTILEGVPAGLPLTVEDINEDLSRRQKGHGRGRRMQIEKDTVDILSGVRHGQTLGSPITLAVTNDDWKHWTKIMGIEPLSQEDQEEVKRKVTKPRPGHADLNGAIKYGHRDMRNVLERSSARETTVRVAAGAVARKFLAELGIKVAGHVTEIGGVKADPQQVSNLEDLKVKTEASPVRCYDKNVEQAMMDAIDTAKENGDSIGGIVEVIVEGVPAGVGSYVHYDRKLDAKVAASIMSINAFKGVEFGVGFQAASLPGSKVHDEIAWSEERGYYRLSNNLGGFEGGMTTGMPIVVRGVMKPIPTLYKPLQSVDIDTKEPFQASIERSDSCAVPAASVVAEAVVAWEIAQAIVEQFGQDRMDLIKENVQRMRDHAAKF, encoded by the coding sequence ATGAGATATTTGACTGCTGGCGAGTCGCATGGACCGCAATTGACAACCATATTGGAAGGTGTCCCAGCCGGGCTGCCACTGACTGTCGAGGATATTAATGAGGATCTTTCAAGAAGACAGAAGGGACATGGCCGTGGCAGAAGAATGCAGATTGAAAAGGATACCGTAGATATTCTGAGTGGGGTTCGTCATGGTCAAACGTTAGGTTCTCCCATAACCCTGGCGGTAACGAATGATGATTGGAAGCATTGGACGAAAATTATGGGGATCGAGCCCCTTTCACAAGAAGATCAGGAAGAGGTAAAGCGCAAGGTGACAAAACCTCGTCCTGGACATGCAGATCTAAACGGTGCGATTAAATATGGTCACCGTGATATGAGAAATGTCTTAGAGCGCTCTTCCGCGCGGGAGACGACCGTAAGGGTTGCTGCTGGAGCTGTCGCTAGGAAGTTCCTCGCTGAACTTGGAATCAAGGTTGCCGGGCATGTTACGGAAATTGGCGGAGTGAAAGCAGATCCTCAGCAAGTCAGCAACCTTGAAGATCTTAAAGTGAAAACCGAGGCGTCCCCTGTTCGTTGCTATGATAAAAATGTGGAACAGGCGATGATGGATGCCATTGATACTGCTAAAGAGAACGGGGATTCCATCGGCGGCATAGTGGAAGTGATTGTCGAGGGTGTTCCAGCAGGTGTAGGAAGCTATGTACATTATGACCGCAAATTGGACGCCAAAGTTGCTGCATCCATCATGAGCATCAATGCCTTCAAAGGAGTCGAGTTTGGAGTTGGCTTCCAAGCAGCCAGCCTTCCGGGCAGTAAAGTGCACGATGAGATTGCTTGGAGCGAAGAGAGAGGCTATTACAGACTATCCAATAATCTTGGAGGTTTTGAAGGTGGTATGACAACTGGTATGCCGATTGTAGTGAGAGGTGTCATGAAACCTATTCCAACCCTTTACAAGCCGCTTCAAAGCGTCGATATTGATACAAAAGAGCCGTTCCAGGCAAGCATTGAACGTTCCGACAGCTGTGCGGTGCCGGCAGCAAGCGTTGTTGCGGAAGCAGTGGTCGCATGGGAAATCGCTCAAGCTATTGTTGAACAATTCGGGCAGGATAGAATGGACCTGATCAAGGAAAATGTCCAAAGGATGCGAGATCATGCCGCAAAATTCTAA
- a CDS encoding protein-glutamate O-methyltransferase CheR, with amino-acid sequence MNGMRDDYSIFIEQIKRKTGIELSLYKEGQMKRRLTSLYEKKGYKNFKEYYQLLEKNQEELIEFLDRMTINVSEFYRNYKRWEILEKKILPEMLIQNKRPKVWSAACSTGEEPYTLSMVLSNFIPLSDIRVKATDIDTNVIARAKLATYQERSLQEVPAKVKQKYFMKQDGLFKVSEEIKRTVSFHKQNLLADPFEQGHDLIVCRNVLIYFTEEAKEQLYHKFSSALKKGGILFVGSTEQIFQPAKYGFEVVDTFFYRKA; translated from the coding sequence ATGAATGGGATGAGGGACGATTACAGTATATTTATAGAACAGATTAAAAGAAAGACAGGCATTGAGCTGTCGTTATACAAAGAGGGACAGATGAAGAGAAGGTTAACCTCCCTCTACGAAAAAAAGGGATATAAAAATTTTAAAGAATATTATCAGCTTCTGGAAAAAAATCAGGAAGAGCTAATAGAATTCCTCGATCGGATGACCATAAATGTTTCCGAATTTTATCGAAATTACAAACGGTGGGAGATCTTGGAGAAGAAAATCCTACCCGAGATGCTAATACAAAATAAAAGACCAAAAGTTTGGAGTGCGGCCTGTTCCACAGGGGAGGAGCCTTACACACTCTCGATGGTCCTGAGTAACTTTATCCCATTAAGTGATATAAGGGTGAAGGCCACTGATATTGATACAAATGTCATTGCAAGGGCCAAGCTTGCAACCTACCAGGAGCGTTCCCTTCAAGAGGTGCCAGCCAAAGTCAAACAAAAATATTTCATGAAGCAAGATGGACTTTTTAAAGTAAGTGAGGAAATAAAAAGGACCGTTAGCTTCCATAAACAAAACCTGTTGGCGGACCCATTTGAACAAGGACATGACTTGATTGTTTGCCGAAATGTCCTGATTTATTTCACAGAGGAAGCGAAAGAGCAACTCTACCATAAGTTCAGTAGTGCACTGAAAAAGGGCGGAATTCTCTTTGTGGGAAGCACAGAACAGATATTTCAGCCTGCCAAGTACGGGTTTGAAGTGGTTGATACATTTTTTTATCGGAAGGCTTAG
- the ndk gene encoding nucleoside-diphosphate kinase: protein MEKTFLMVKPDGVQRNLVGEIVSRFEKKGFQLVGAKLMQIPTELAEEHYGEHKERPFFGELVDFITSGPVFAMVWQGENVIATARHMMGATNPKDAAPGTIRGEYGVIVGKNIIHGSDSSESAEREIGLFFKGEGLVEYKRDVDNWIY, encoded by the coding sequence ATGGAAAAAACATTTTTGATGGTAAAGCCTGATGGCGTACAACGTAACCTTGTTGGTGAAATCGTTTCTCGTTTTGAAAAAAAAGGTTTCCAACTTGTAGGTGCTAAATTAATGCAAATTCCAACTGAATTGGCAGAAGAGCACTACGGTGAACATAAAGAGCGTCCTTTCTTCGGAGAGCTAGTAGACTTCATCACATCTGGACCGGTATTCGCAATGGTTTGGCAAGGCGAAAATGTAATCGCTACCGCGCGCCACATGATGGGTGCAACAAACCCTAAAGATGCAGCTCCTGGAACAATCCGCGGAGAGTACGGTGTAATCGTTGGAAAGAACATCATCCACGGATCTGACTCCTCTGAGAGCGCTGAGCGCGAAATCGGTCTATTCTTCAAAGGTGAAGGCCTTGTTGAGTACAAAAGAGATGTGGACAACTGGATTTACTAA
- the hepT gene encoding heptaprenyl diphosphate synthase component II: protein MKLKMMYSFLNNDLQIIEDELEATIQTERALLQEASLHLLQAGGKRIRPVFVLLAAKLGTYDIHNVKNVAVALELMHMASLVHDDVIDDAELRRGKATIKAKWDNRIAMYTGDYIFARSLEMMTKVDDIEAHRILSNTLVELCKGEIEQIRDKYNYGQNLRTYLRRIKRKTAILIAVSCQLGAITAEVPASVHQSLYWFGYYVGMSFQITDDILDFTSTEEQLGKPAGSDLLQGNITLPVLYAMEKPELNEKIRRIHEQSDADDIKEIIDLINKSDSIDRSFALSDRYLEKAFKELEKLPNGIAKRSFNNVAKYIGKRKY, encoded by the coding sequence ATGAAATTAAAGATGATGTATTCCTTTTTAAATAATGATTTACAAATAATTGAAGATGAACTAGAAGCCACTATTCAGACGGAACGTGCTCTGCTTCAAGAGGCTTCTTTGCATTTGCTACAGGCAGGCGGAAAAAGAATTCGCCCTGTCTTTGTGCTGTTGGCGGCCAAACTTGGAACCTACGATATACACAATGTCAAAAATGTGGCTGTGGCACTCGAACTCATGCATATGGCCTCTCTTGTTCATGACGATGTCATTGATGACGCCGAATTAAGGCGTGGTAAAGCCACGATCAAAGCAAAGTGGGATAACCGTATCGCCATGTATACGGGAGATTATATTTTTGCCAGATCGCTTGAAATGATGACAAAGGTGGATGACATCGAGGCGCACCGCATTCTCTCCAATACCTTGGTAGAGCTTTGTAAAGGCGAAATCGAACAGATACGTGATAAATACAATTATGGTCAAAACCTTCGGACTTACCTGAGAAGAATCAAAAGGAAGACAGCCATTTTAATTGCAGTCAGTTGTCAATTGGGGGCCATCACTGCCGAAGTTCCCGCTTCTGTTCATCAAAGCCTTTACTGGTTTGGTTATTATGTCGGTATGTCCTTTCAGATTACGGACGATATATTAGACTTCACTTCCACCGAAGAACAGCTCGGAAAGCCTGCCGGAAGCGATCTTCTGCAAGGCAATATCACATTACCTGTCCTCTATGCGATGGAAAAACCGGAATTAAATGAGAAGATCAGGCGAATTCACGAGCAGAGCGACGCGGACGATATAAAAGAAATCATTGACCTAATCAATAAGTCTGACTCCATTGACCGCTCCTTTGCATTAAGTGATCGTTATCTGGAGAAGGCTTTCAAGGAGTTAGAGAAACTTCCAAACGGGATTGCAAAACGGTCCTTCAACAATGTGGCAAAGTATATAGGTAAACGTAAATATTAG
- a CDS encoding demethylmenaquinone methyltransferase: MQHPSKEERVHNVFEKIYKNYDKMNSVISFQRHVAWRKDTMKRMNVKSGSKALDVCCGTADWTISMADAVGKNGNVVGLDFSENMLSIGKEKVKQLGAANIELIHGNAMALPFEDNSFDYVTIGFGLRNVPDYFQVLKEMYRVVKPGGKVVCLETSQPTMPGFRQMYFLYFQYVMPMLGKVFAKSYNEYAWLHESAKDFPGMKELKEMYEKVGFRPVEVKAYTGGVAAMHLGVKPRK, from the coding sequence ATGCAACATCCATCCAAAGAAGAGCGAGTGCATAATGTCTTTGAAAAAATATATAAAAACTACGACAAGATGAATTCCGTCATCAGCTTTCAGCGTCATGTAGCATGGCGGAAGGATACGATGAAAAGGATGAATGTGAAGTCAGGCTCAAAAGCATTGGACGTATGTTGTGGCACTGCTGATTGGACCATTTCCATGGCGGATGCTGTCGGAAAAAACGGCAACGTGGTGGGTCTGGACTTCAGTGAAAACATGCTTTCCATCGGGAAGGAAAAAGTCAAACAGCTTGGCGCCGCCAATATTGAGCTAATTCATGGTAATGCCATGGCACTTCCTTTTGAGGATAATTCTTTTGACTATGTAACCATCGGTTTTGGGTTAAGGAATGTACCTGACTATTTTCAAGTGTTGAAAGAAATGTACAGGGTCGTCAAGCCGGGCGGGAAGGTTGTCTGTCTGGAAACGTCACAGCCTACAATGCCAGGTTTCCGTCAAATGTATTTTCTCTATTTCCAATATGTCATGCCGATGCTCGGAAAAGTATTCGCCAAAAGCTATAACGAATACGCATGGTTACATGAGTCGGCCAAAGACTTCCCGGGAATGAAAGAGCTGAAAGAAATGTATGAAAAAGTAGGTTTCCGACCAGTAGAGGTAAAAGCTTATACAGGTGGAGTCGCTGCCATGCATTTAGGAGTTAAACCTAGAAAATAG
- a CDS encoding heptaprenyl diphosphate synthase component 1 codes for MSHIHISMIKEKLHNLITHPYLIKHIEYPIIDEDKLLLLYSVLESIEMADETKEQYILSTMLVQIALDTHDMVTNAKADQLEKGDEKSRQLTVLAGDYYSGLYYRLLADVNDITMIKTLAHSIKQINEHKIAYYQKELEGIENLMDSLGKIESSLIQSVSSYFSNTVLKELSVNFLLLKRLIQERKSFCQEKSSFLFETLRRIAFSIGEKNDPSKDQETYMLYLMDRYIDHVKGKIEQITHSIPKMNNLLETRIQELFYEIPFSSKKYAEEG; via the coding sequence GTGAGTCATATACATATATCCATGATCAAAGAAAAACTACATAATCTGATTACACATCCATATTTAATAAAACATATTGAATACCCTATCATAGATGAGGATAAGCTGTTGCTCCTCTATTCCGTGCTGGAATCCATCGAGATGGCCGATGAAACAAAAGAACAATATATATTATCGACCATGCTTGTTCAAATTGCCCTTGATACCCATGATATGGTTACAAACGCGAAAGCGGACCAATTGGAAAAGGGCGATGAGAAGAGCCGTCAGTTGACTGTTCTCGCTGGTGACTACTATAGCGGTCTTTACTACAGACTGCTGGCAGATGTTAATGACATCACCATGATAAAAACATTGGCCCATTCGATCAAACAGATCAATGAACATAAAATTGCTTATTATCAAAAAGAACTAGAAGGCATCGAGAACCTGATGGATAGCCTTGGAAAGATAGAATCATCTTTGATACAGTCTGTATCCAGCTATTTTTCCAACACAGTGCTTAAAGAATTAAGTGTCAATTTCTTATTATTAAAGCGCTTAATCCAAGAAAGGAAGAGCTTTTGTCAAGAAAAGTCTTCCTTCCTTTTTGAAACATTAAGACGGATTGCCTTTTCCATAGGGGAGAAAAATGACCCCTCTAAGGATCAGGAAACCTATATGCTCTACCTAATGGACAGATATATCGATCATGTAAAAGGGAAGATTGAGCAGATAACTCATTCTATTCCCAAAATGAATAACTTATTGGAAACAAGAATACAGGAACTTTTTTATGAAATACCATTTTCATCGAAAAAGTATGCGGAAGAAGGGTAA
- the mtrB gene encoding trp RNA-binding attenuation protein MtrB, which yields MGQTNSNDFIVIKAKEDGVSVIGLTRGTDTRFHHSEKLDRGEVMIAQFTEHTSAIKIRGKALIQSSHGEMETD from the coding sequence ATGGGTCAAACAAACTCGAACGATTTCATTGTAATAAAAGCAAAGGAAGATGGAGTAAGTGTCATTGGTCTAACTCGCGGAACGGATACTCGTTTCCATCATTCTGAAAAGCTTGACAGGGGAGAAGTGATGATAGCCCAATTCACGGAGCACACCTCCGCCATCAAGATCAGAGGTAAAGCCCTTATCCAATCTTCTCACGGAGAAATGGAAACAGACTGA
- the folE gene encoding GTP cyclohydrolase I FolE translates to MTEVNKAQIEQAVRMILEAIGEDPNREGLLDTPKRVAKMYTEVFSGLNEDPKEHFKTVFGEAHEELVLVKDISFFSMCEHHLVPFFGKAHVAYIPKGGKVTGLSKLARAVEAVAKRPQLQERITSTIAESIVESLDPHGVMVVVEAEHMCMTMRGVKKPGAMTITSAVRGVLENDPAARAEVLSLIKG, encoded by the coding sequence ATGACTGAAGTGAATAAAGCTCAAATAGAACAAGCAGTACGAATGATTTTGGAAGCAATCGGGGAAGACCCTAATCGCGAAGGTTTGCTAGACACCCCAAAACGAGTGGCAAAAATGTATACAGAAGTATTCTCGGGGCTTAACGAGGATCCGAAAGAACACTTCAAGACAGTATTCGGAGAAGCGCATGAAGAGTTAGTGCTAGTTAAGGACATCTCCTTCTTTTCCATGTGTGAGCACCATCTTGTGCCATTTTTCGGGAAGGCGCATGTTGCATACATACCTAAGGGCGGTAAAGTGACTGGTTTGAGTAAACTTGCCCGTGCAGTGGAGGCGGTTGCAAAACGTCCACAGTTACAGGAACGAATCACATCGACCATTGCCGAATCCATCGTAGAATCATTAGATCCTCATGGAGTGATGGTAGTGGTGGAAGCAGAGCATATGTGCATGACAATGCGTGGAGTAAAGAAACCGGGAGCGATGACAATCACATCTGCAGTCCGTGGTGTTCTGGAGAATGATCCAGCCGCAAGAGCGGAAGTACTCTCATTGATTAAAGGTTAA
- the hbs gene encoding non-specific DNA-binding protein Hbs, with the protein MNKTDLINAVAEASELSKKDATKAVDAVFDTILDALKNGDKVQLIGFGNFEVRERAARKGRNPQTGEEIEIAASKVPAFKPGKALKDAVK; encoded by the coding sequence ATGAACAAGACAGATTTAATCAATGCAGTTGCTGAAGCTAGTGAACTTTCCAAAAAAGATGCTACTAAAGCAGTTGATGCTGTTTTCGATACAATTCTTGACGCACTTAAAAACGGTGACAAAGTACAATTAATCGGTTTTGGTAACTTTGAAGTACGTGAGCGTGCTGCACGTAAAGGTCGCAACCCACAAACTGGGGAAGAGATCGAAATCGCTGCTAGCAAAGTACCAGCTTTCAAACCTGGTAAAGCACTTAAAGATGCTGTGAAATAA
- the spoIVA gene encoding stage IV sporulation protein A — protein MEKVDIFKDIAERTGGDIYLGVVGAVRTGKSTFIKRFMELVVLPNIGNESDKARAQDELPQSAAGKTIMTTEPKFVPNQAVKVKVDEGLDVNIRLVDCVGYTVPGAKGYEDENGPRMINTPWYEEPIPFHEAAEIGTRKVIQEHSTIGVVIATDGSIGEIPRRDYIEAEERVVEELKEVGKPFIMVINTVQPHHPETEALKRELCEKYDIPVIAMSVESMRESDVYNVLREALFEFPVLEVNVNLPSWVMVLKDNHWLRESYQEAVKDTVKDIKRLRDVDRVVGHFSEYEFIDRAGLAGIEMGQGIAEIDLYAPDDLYDHILKEVVGVEIRGKDHLLQLMQDFAYAKAEYDQVSDALKMVKQTGYGIASPALTDMSLEEPEIIRQGSRFGVRLKAVAPSIHMIKVDVESEFAPIIGTEKQSEELVRYLMQDFEDDPLSIWNSDIFGRSLSSIVREGIHAKISLMPENARYKLKETLERIINEGSGGLIAIIL, from the coding sequence TTGGAAAAAGTAGATATTTTCAAAGATATCGCTGAACGAACGGGCGGCGATATATATTTAGGGGTCGTAGGAGCTGTTCGTACAGGGAAATCAACTTTCATCAAAAGGTTCATGGAGTTAGTGGTTCTGCCGAATATAGGAAACGAGTCCGATAAAGCTCGTGCCCAAGATGAGCTGCCACAAAGTGCAGCTGGAAAAACGATCATGACAACAGAGCCTAAATTTGTTCCTAACCAGGCAGTAAAGGTTAAAGTGGATGAAGGCCTTGATGTGAATATTCGACTTGTCGACTGTGTGGGCTATACAGTACCGGGTGCCAAAGGGTATGAGGATGAAAATGGCCCAAGAATGATTAACACACCTTGGTATGAGGAACCGATCCCATTCCATGAAGCAGCGGAAATCGGCACAAGAAAAGTAATCCAGGAGCATTCCACCATTGGTGTGGTCATTGCCACAGATGGCTCCATAGGAGAGATTCCACGCCGAGATTATATCGAGGCTGAGGAAAGGGTAGTGGAGGAACTAAAAGAGGTTGGTAAACCATTTATCATGGTAATCAACACTGTTCAACCGCATCACCCGGAAACAGAAGCCTTAAAACGCGAGCTGTGCGAAAAATACGACATCCCTGTAATCGCGATGAGTGTGGAGAGCATGAGGGAGTCAGATGTGTACAATGTTCTAAGAGAGGCATTATTCGAGTTCCCAGTACTTGAAGTGAATGTGAACCTTCCCAGCTGGGTGATGGTTCTGAAGGATAACCACTGGCTGCGTGAAAGCTACCAGGAAGCTGTAAAGGACACGGTGAAGGATATCAAGCGCCTTCGCGATGTAGACAGAGTGGTGGGCCATTTCAGCGAATATGAATTCATTGACCGGGCAGGTCTTGCAGGAATAGAAATGGGGCAGGGGATTGCAGAAATCGACCTTTACGCTCCAGACGATTTGTATGATCACATCCTGAAAGAAGTGGTAGGGGTGGAGATCAGAGGAAAAGATCATCTATTACAACTGATGCAGGATTTCGCATATGCCAAGGCGGAATACGATCAAGTATCAGATGCTTTGAAAATGGTGAAGCAAACTGGTTACGGCATTGCGTCACCGGCTTTGACAGATATGAGTTTAGAAGAGCCGGAAATCATCCGACAAGGCTCAAGGTTTGGGGTCAGGTTAAAGGCTGTGGCACCGTCCATTCATATGATCAAAGTGGATGTGGAGTCTGAGTTTGCTCCAATCATTGGAACGGAAAAACAAAGTGAGGAGCTTGTCCGATATCTGATGCAGGACTTTGAAGATGATCCACTTTCAATCTGGAATTCTGATATTTTCGGACGCTCCTTGAGCTCCATCGTAAGAGAGGGGATCCATGCCAAGATCTCGCTAATGCCTGAGAATGCAAGATATAAGCTGAAAGAAACATTGGAGCGTATCATCAATGAAGGCTCTGGCGGGCTTATTGCGATAATTTTATAA